In the Nicotiana tabacum cultivar K326 chromosome 16, ASM71507v2, whole genome shotgun sequence genome, one interval contains:
- the LOC107828875 gene encoding uncharacterized protein LOC107828875 gives MADGARIFELKKELSHIAQGPLDIASYFNKIKQLWDEIASISVNHLSVCTCGGNKKVEEEQKVSFNPQRPDNQRSFIICRYSKKSGHSIEKCYKLHGFPQNFKFTKGNTPRRTATHVEVQSPVNSDEIGNGGGPVMHAESEQLYTLPGLTKDQYSQLITLLQQSHISASLATLNILASTNFAGKLLPENGLFRTCLLTKIENTILIIDSGASDHMTFDKSILFDNQTLPIPYLVSVIKLELPILGPSLKKPLVLGRPDNGLYKLFQLPANSGPLCCHVTLPNSYLDHLLGSKNNAFDMLKAFIAMLETHFHTKVQTVRSDNALELGSSLSGSQYFSDKGIVHQTSCPHTPQQNGVVERKHRHLLDTARALLFQSHLPIRFWGDCILTATYLINRFPSPLLSHKSPFELLYDKPPSYSHLRAFGCLCYSTVPKPHRDKFQPRVVPCVLVEYPFAKKGYKLCKPYLFFFPSVPSVSTPPSSSSAHSPSPSSSHSHASSSLSPAPPPLRSQLPILEPSTYSQVAVVPE, from the exons ATGGCTGATGGTGCTAGAATTTTTGAACTTAAGAAGGAGTTATCTCACATTGCTCAGGGTCCTTTGGACATTGCCTCctatttcaacaaaataaaacaaCTTTGGGATGAAATAGCTTCCATTTCTGTTAATCACCTCTCTGTATGCACATGTGGGGGAAATAAGAAAGTTGAGGAAGAGCAGAAG GTGAGTTTCAATCCTCAAAGACCAGACAATCAAAGGTCCTTTATCATTTGCAGGTACAGTAAGAAATCAGGGCATTCTATTGAAAAGTGCTACAAGCTGCATGGTTTTCCTCAGAATTTCAAGTTCACTAAAGGTAATACACCTAGGAGAACTGCAACACATGTTGAGGTTCAATCTCCTGTTAACTCTGATGAGATTGGAAATGGTGGTGGTCCTGTCATGCATGCTGAATCTGAGCAGCTTTACACTTTGCCTGGGTTGACTAAGGATCAATACTCCCAGTTGATCACTCTGCTTCAACAGTCTCACATTTCTGCTTCTCTTGCTACTCTAAATATTTTGGCTTCTACTAATTTTGCTGGTAAGTTGTTGCCTGAGAATGGTTTGTTCAGAACTTGTTTACTTACTAAGATAGAGAATACTATTTTGATCATAGATTCTGGAGCATCTGATCATATGACCTTTGATAAATCCATTCTCTTTGATAATCAGACTCTGCCCATCCCTTACTTAGTTTCGGTTATAAAGTTAGAGTTACCAATATTG GGCCCTTCACTAAAGAAGCCATTGGTGCTTGGTAGACCAGACAATGGGCTTTACAAGCTGTTTCAACTTCCTGCAAATTCTGGCCCTTTATGTTGTCATGTTACTTtacccaat AGCTACTTGGACCATCTCCTAGGGTCCAAAAACAATGCCTTTGATATGTTGAAAGCCTTCATTGCCATGTTAGAAACTCATTTTCACACCAAGGTGCAAACTGTAAGAAGTGATAATGCATTAGAATTGGGGTCTAGTCTTTCAGGTTCTCAATATTTCTCTGATAAGGGAATTGTGCATCAAACCTCTTGTCCTcatactcctcaacaaaatggggtggtGGAGAGGAAGCATAGACACTTGCTTGATACTGCTAGGGCTTTACTTTTTCAGTCCCATCTTCCCATTAGATTCTGGGGTGATTGTATCTTGACAGCTACCTATTTGATCAATAGGTTTCCTTCTCCCCTTCTGTCTCACAAGAGTCCTTTTGAACTTCTTTATGATAAGCCTCCTTCTTACTCACATCTTAGAGCTTTTGGATGTCTTTGTTATTCTACTGTGCCTAAACCTCATAGAGATAAATTCCAACCAAGGGTTGTACCATGTGTGCTTGTGGAGTATCCTTTTGCTAAGAAAGGCTACAAGTT GTGCAAGccctatctctttttttttccttctgttCCTTCTGTTTCCACtcctccttcttcctcttctgcaCATTCACCTTCACCTTCTTCATCTCATTCTCATGCTTCATCATCTCTTTCTCCTGCTCCTCCTCCTTTAAGAAG TCAGTTGCCTATTCTTGAGCCTTCAACTTATTCTCAGGTAGCAGTTGTTCCAGAATGA